The following are encoded in a window of Roseivirga misakiensis genomic DNA:
- a CDS encoding BlaI/MecI/CopY family transcriptional regulator gives MKELTKAEEQIMQVVWSQPKLFIKDIVDLLPDPKPAYNTVGTFLKILENKGFVTREKVGNTFAYTASVKKKAYTQNFMNGFLSNYFEGSAEKLFSFMVEEKKLNIKQVEDLMKKLKDND, from the coding sequence ATGAAAGAACTTACTAAGGCAGAAGAACAGATAATGCAGGTCGTTTGGTCGCAACCTAAACTGTTTATCAAAGACATTGTAGACCTACTGCCCGATCCCAAGCCCGCCTACAATACGGTAGGGACATTTTTGAAAATTTTGGAGAATAAGGGCTTCGTAACACGAGAAAAAGTTGGGAACACTTTCGCTTATACAGCATCGGTTAAAAAGAAAGCCTACACACAAAACTTCATGAATGGTTTTCTGAGTAATTATTTCGAAGGTTCAGCCGAAAAACTCTTTTCGTTTATGGTAGAGGAGAAAAAACTGAATATCAAACAGGTTGAAGATTTAATGAAAAAACTCAAGGACAATGACTAG
- the lysS gene encoding lysine--tRNA ligase codes for MQVLSEQEILRREERETLQKLGINPYPSETFEVTAYSQDIKSQFDQNPEQFKEVTLAGRLMSRRIMGSASFAELQDKDGRIQIYLRRDDICPDEDKTLYNTVFKKVLGIGDFIGIKGYAFKTKVGEVSVHVTSLMVLSKSLKPLPLPKTDAEGNVHDAFTDPEQRYRQRYVDLVVNPHVKDAFVKRTHLVNSMRNFLAEKGYLEVETPILQPLYGGAAARPFKTHHNTLDMTLYLRIANELYLKRLIVGGFDGVFEFSKDFRNEGMSRFHNPEFTQVELYVAYKDYDWMMNLVEAMVEKVALDLHGTTEVQVGEHKINFQRPWKRFTMFEAIEHFTKIDISEMDESQLRQTAKELNVDIDETMGKGKLIDEIFGEHCEPKLIQPTFITDYPVEMSPLAKKHRTKEGLVERFEAICNGKEICNAFSELNDPIDQRKRFEEQLELGKRGDDEAMVLDEDFLRALEYGMPPTAGLGVGIDRLSMIMTNSNSIQDVLFFPQMKPEKNTAPVAATDKDFEDVGVRTELIPILRQMNIMTIQQLKEQKAGKLLNDMGGMRKKLKLTDVPAATKEEIESWLAD; via the coding sequence ATGCAAGTGTTAAGCGAACAGGAAATTCTAAGAAGGGAAGAAAGAGAAACTTTACAAAAGCTAGGGATAAACCCTTATCCATCGGAAACTTTTGAAGTAACTGCTTATTCTCAAGATATAAAGTCTCAATTCGATCAAAATCCGGAGCAATTTAAAGAAGTGACACTTGCGGGCAGGCTTATGAGCCGTAGAATAATGGGTTCGGCTTCGTTTGCTGAATTACAGGATAAAGACGGACGCATTCAGATCTATCTAAGAAGAGATGATATATGTCCAGATGAAGACAAGACACTTTATAACACCGTATTCAAGAAAGTTCTCGGTATCGGCGACTTCATAGGCATTAAAGGTTATGCTTTCAAAACAAAAGTGGGAGAGGTTTCGGTCCATGTAACTTCACTTATGGTTTTATCTAAATCATTGAAACCACTTCCTTTGCCAAAAACTGATGCTGAAGGGAATGTTCACGATGCATTTACTGATCCTGAACAACGCTACAGACAACGTTATGTAGACTTGGTAGTCAACCCCCACGTAAAAGATGCCTTTGTCAAAAGAACTCATCTTGTGAATTCCATGCGGAATTTCTTGGCAGAAAAAGGATACTTAGAGGTAGAAACGCCAATTCTTCAACCACTTTATGGTGGGGCTGCAGCCAGGCCGTTCAAAACACATCATAATACGCTAGATATGACCTTATATCTTCGTATTGCAAATGAATTATATCTAAAAAGACTAATAGTTGGTGGGTTTGATGGTGTTTTCGAATTCTCTAAAGATTTCCGTAATGAAGGAATGTCTCGATTCCATAATCCTGAGTTTACGCAGGTAGAACTTTACGTTGCTTACAAGGACTATGATTGGATGATGAACCTTGTGGAGGCTATGGTAGAGAAGGTAGCGCTTGATTTGCATGGTACCACTGAGGTGCAGGTAGGTGAGCACAAGATCAATTTCCAGCGTCCATGGAAGCGTTTCACTATGTTTGAAGCTATAGAACACTTTACCAAGATTGATATATCCGAAATGGACGAAAGTCAACTTAGGCAAACAGCAAAAGAGTTGAATGTCGATATTGACGAGACGATGGGTAAAGGAAAACTCATTGATGAAATCTTTGGTGAGCACTGCGAACCAAAATTGATTCAACCGACATTTATCACGGATTACCCAGTTGAAATGTCTCCTTTGGCCAAAAAACACAGGACTAAAGAAGGTTTGGTAGAACGTTTTGAAGCGATTTGTAATGGTAAAGAAATCTGCAATGCCTTTTCTGAGTTAAACGATCCGATCGATCAGCGTAAACGTTTTGAGGAGCAATTAGAGCTAGGAAAGCGTGGTGATGATGAAGCGATGGTACTGGACGAAGATTTCCTAAGAGCTTTGGAGTATGGTATGCCACCAACGGCTGGACTAGGAGTTGGTATCGATAGGTTGTCCATGATCATGACCAACTCGAACTCTATTCAGGATGTTCTTTTCTTCCCTCAAATGAAGCCCGAGAAAAATACTGCGCCTGTAGCAGCTACGGATAAGGACTTTGAGGATGTTGGCGTTAGAACTGAGTTAATCCCAATACTCAGACAAATGAACATTATGACGATTCAGCAATTGAAAGAACAGAAGGCTGGTAAACTTCTTAATGATATGGGAGGAATGCGTAAGAAATTAAAGCTTACTGATGTTCCTGCTGCTACAAAAGAAGAAATAGAAAGCTGGTTAGCTGATTAA
- a CDS encoding M56 family metallopeptidase: MTSYLIESSICLACFYTFYWLFLRSEKLLTINRAYLIITAVLAISIPLFDFDLPINVPSAIEGISSQTINPGLEGVEKSSPFTIGLSLTNIYAIGVIIASIILLLKIATLKKRLGAKFSLKNKRISISQTDGFNAYSFLNTIYIGQDIKDNEQLKSHVIAHELAHIRGKHSVDIFFFEILQCVFWFNPFSYFYLKSIKLQHEYIADDQALKLTNARSYEKSLLELTLSKLNTGLVSSFSEHPIQKRLNMIQKLNSNVMKKFKPFFALPVIAILIIGFACTPDPETEPVNINDPKQSIDSEAELITEQKAAFYDTLNVFLDENRKPVLIQGILKEQGSEGTTTIDITDKNSDKVYFESDVLIVKELKEDSNNTIVEQVRSEYNHKNLQNLTENQVKSLNAYHEKPVKVTRVANVRAEKRKQ; encoded by the coding sequence ATGACTAGTTATCTAATAGAATCATCGATTTGCCTAGCTTGCTTTTATACTTTTTACTGGCTCTTTCTGCGAAGCGAAAAACTCTTAACTATTAATAGAGCCTATCTGATCATTACGGCAGTTCTGGCCATAAGCATACCGCTATTCGATTTCGATTTGCCTATAAATGTACCTAGTGCCATTGAAGGCATAAGCAGCCAAACGATTAACCCAGGTCTTGAAGGAGTTGAAAAGTCGTCGCCTTTTACAATCGGCTTATCCTTGACGAACATTTACGCCATAGGGGTAATCATCGCTAGCATTATCTTATTACTCAAAATAGCAACACTCAAAAAAAGGCTGGGCGCAAAGTTCTCTTTGAAGAACAAACGAATAAGTATTTCCCAAACTGATGGTTTTAATGCATACAGTTTTCTAAACACCATCTATATCGGTCAGGATATAAAGGACAATGAACAGCTTAAATCCCATGTAATTGCCCACGAACTAGCTCATATTAGAGGCAAGCATTCCGTAGACATATTCTTTTTCGAGATTTTACAATGTGTGTTCTGGTTCAACCCTTTCAGTTACTTCTATTTAAAATCAATCAAGCTACAGCATGAATACATCGCAGACGATCAGGCGCTAAAATTGACCAATGCGAGAAGTTATGAGAAATCTCTTTTAGAGCTGACATTATCAAAACTCAATACTGGACTTGTTTCAAGCTTCAGTGAACACCCTATTCAAAAAAGATTAAATATGATTCAAAAATTAAACTCAAATGTTATGAAAAAATTCAAACCCTTCTTCGCACTACCGGTCATTGCTATTTTAATTATAGGTTTTGCTTGTACACCAGATCCAGAGACAGAACCAGTAAATATTAATGATCCCAAGCAATCAATTGATTCAGAAGCCGAACTCATCACAGAGCAAAAGGCAGCTTTTTACGATACACTTAATGTATTCTTAGATGAGAACCGCAAACCTGTACTTATCCAAGGCATATTGAAAGAGCAAGGCAGCGAAGGCACAACCACAATCGACATTACTGACAAAAATTCAGATAAAGTCTATTTCGAGTCGGATGTTTTAATCGTTAAAGAATTGAAAGAAGACTCGAACAACACAATTGTTGAACAAGTAAGATCTGAATACAACCACAAAAACTTACAGAACTTAACTGAAAATCAGGTAAAATCTCTTAATGCCTACCATGAAAAGCCTGTAAAAGTAACGAGAGTAGCTAATGTAAGAGCAGAAAAGAGAAAACAATAA
- a CDS encoding N-acetylmuramoyl-L-alanine amidase family protein, protein MNRFEIKVLFGFAEFFRILRKVILINRSIYIKLKNYSLLICLLTLLGQPTMAWQGPASKAKKYKVVLDAGHGGKDPGTRGKSLKEKDVVLPVTLMVGKYLETLTDNIEVIYTRKKDVYSHPKVRAIMANEAEADLFVSIHANAMNPGYESVSGTEVFVMGTKNEGRNFEVAKRENSVILLEENYEEIYQGFDPNSPEIDIMFSIQQEAYQENSIILADNIDQQFIKRAGRKSRGVKQSSLWVLWSTYMPSVLIELGYLTNPKEEKDLGNKEVQDYLASAIFRAIRDYFEYIESTGN, encoded by the coding sequence ATGAACCGTTTTGAAATCAAGGTACTTTTCGGTTTTGCCGAATTTTTTAGAATTTTGCGTAAAGTTATTTTAATCAACCGTTCCATTTACATCAAATTGAAAAATTATAGCCTGCTTATCTGCTTGTTGACACTTTTGGGCCAACCTACAATGGCTTGGCAAGGACCTGCTTCAAAAGCAAAAAAATATAAAGTAGTGCTTGATGCTGGACACGGCGGAAAAGATCCAGGGACTCGAGGTAAATCACTCAAAGAAAAAGACGTAGTACTGCCTGTAACCTTGATGGTGGGGAAGTATTTAGAGACACTTACTGATAACATTGAGGTGATTTACACACGAAAAAAAGATGTGTACAGTCACCCCAAAGTTCGTGCCATTATGGCCAATGAAGCCGAAGCAGATTTATTTGTTTCAATTCATGCAAATGCCATGAACCCAGGCTATGAGTCCGTTTCAGGAACTGAGGTTTTTGTAATGGGAACAAAAAATGAAGGCCGAAATTTTGAGGTTGCGAAGCGAGAAAACTCGGTAATATTACTCGAAGAAAACTATGAGGAAATCTATCAGGGTTTCGATCCAAATTCTCCTGAGATAGATATTATGTTCTCAATTCAGCAAGAGGCCTATCAAGAAAATAGCATCATTCTGGCCGATAATATCGATCAGCAATTCATAAAAAGAGCTGGAAGAAAGAGTCGTGGTGTAAAACAATCTAGTCTTTGGGTACTTTGGAGTACCTATATGCCTAGTGTTTTAATTGAATTAGGCTATCTTACGAATCCTAAAGAGGAAAAGGACTTAGGGAATAAAGAAGTACAAGATTATCTTGCCTCTGCGATTTTCAGAGCAATCCGTGATTATTTTGAGTATATAGAATCAACAGGTAATTAA
- a CDS encoding MlaD family protein, producing the protein MAKGKEFKVGLFMALMAAALYIGFNYLRGLDVFSPLSTYYVSYQNVSGLKKGDRVILNGLDVGSVIERKFVNDTYDAILVTLAIDKTINLTDSTYARLSQADLLGSTQIELYINPGGNKVILPGDTLKGDVDKSITELLTEEGRSAANKLTSLVDDLEDALSPFVNRKDTIALAIDNFKAFSEELAPLARQGRNSLEQIELKIEYVTDSLVAAMGGIEPLMAEYKALGEKMNAIDIEARLNKLDSVLTGTQTFLDRLNSNEGTFGKLMSDDSLYNTLNQTMADLDSLFIDLRYNPKRYMHFSIFGRKNRPPADGREIAKKKKKNR; encoded by the coding sequence GTGGCAAAAGGAAAAGAATTTAAGGTTGGGCTATTTATGGCGCTCATGGCAGCGGCCCTTTATATAGGTTTTAATTACCTAAGAGGACTTGATGTATTTTCTCCACTAAGTACGTATTACGTAAGTTATCAGAACGTAAGTGGCCTGAAAAAGGGCGATCGGGTGATATTGAACGGACTTGATGTGGGTAGTGTGATCGAGCGAAAGTTTGTTAATGATACCTACGACGCGATTTTAGTCACGCTCGCCATTGACAAAACGATCAATTTAACTGATAGTACCTATGCTAGGCTTTCGCAGGCTGATTTACTGGGTAGCACCCAAATTGAGTTATATATTAACCCCGGAGGTAATAAAGTCATATTACCAGGAGACACGCTCAAAGGCGATGTAGATAAGAGTATCACGGAGCTACTAACAGAGGAAGGAAGAAGTGCCGCTAATAAATTAACCTCTCTCGTCGACGATCTGGAGGATGCTTTAAGTCCCTTTGTCAATCGTAAAGACACCATTGCCTTGGCAATAGATAATTTTAAAGCTTTTTCGGAAGAACTTGCGCCTTTAGCTAGGCAAGGAAGGAACTCACTGGAGCAAATCGAACTGAAGATAGAGTATGTCACAGATTCTTTAGTTGCTGCCATGGGAGGAATTGAACCTTTGATGGCTGAGTATAAAGCGCTTGGCGAAAAGATGAATGCAATTGACATAGAGGCAAGGCTAAACAAGTTAGATTCAGTTTTAACGGGAACTCAAACATTTCTGGATAGACTCAATTCGAACGAAGGAACCTTTGGCAAGCTCATGTCTGACGATTCATTATACAATACGCTCAATCAGACAATGGCCGATTTAGATAGCCTCTTTATTGACCTTAGGTATAACCCGAAGCGATATATGCATTTCTCTATTTTTGGCCGTAAAAATCGTCCACCAGCTGACGGTAGAGAGATCGCCAAGAAGAAGAAAAAGAATCGCTAG
- a CDS encoding proline dehydrogenase family protein, producing the protein MELKKFVDFDQIDIAFKAKSDKALKKRHFIFSTMKWPWLVSVGTSLTKFSLSAGLPVKGLVKSTIFDIFCGGESLETCSDACNELEHYGIGAIFDYSVEGEKTETGFDATAEEVLRTIETASKSDVMKFAAFKITGVGAFDLLAKIHAGETLFTEESSAYDRIVKRVERICALASELDVTVLIDAEETWIQKPIDDITIDMMRKYNKEKAVIYYTFQMYCHAMLDNLQSLHKQAVSDGYILGAKLVRGAYMEKERERAEEMGYLDPIQPTKQSTDDDFNAACQYCIEHLNEIGLFAGSHNEESNYRLTLLMDEHNLQPDDQRVYFGQLYGMSDHISFNLAHGNYNVIKYVPYGPLKATIPYLIRRAAENTSVKGQSGRELTLVTKELKRRKS; encoded by the coding sequence ATGGAGCTGAAAAAATTCGTGGATTTTGATCAGATTGATATCGCATTTAAAGCAAAATCTGATAAAGCGTTAAAAAAACGCCATTTCATATTTTCTACCATGAAATGGCCTTGGTTAGTGAGTGTGGGCACCTCACTCACAAAGTTTAGCCTTTCTGCTGGCCTACCAGTAAAAGGATTAGTCAAGTCGACCATATTCGATATTTTCTGTGGAGGAGAATCGCTAGAAACTTGTTCCGATGCTTGCAATGAGCTCGAACACTATGGTATAGGAGCAATTTTTGACTATTCTGTCGAGGGTGAAAAAACCGAAACTGGTTTTGATGCCACCGCTGAAGAAGTACTTCGAACAATCGAAACAGCATCAAAATCGGATGTTATGAAGTTTGCTGCCTTTAAAATTACAGGCGTTGGTGCTTTCGATTTGTTGGCTAAAATTCATGCGGGGGAAACGCTGTTTACGGAGGAATCATCGGCATATGATCGTATTGTAAAACGTGTAGAGCGTATTTGTGCCTTGGCAAGCGAGCTTGATGTGACGGTTCTAATTGATGCTGAAGAAACTTGGATCCAAAAGCCGATCGACGACATTACGATCGACATGATGAGGAAGTATAATAAAGAGAAAGCCGTCATTTATTATACGTTCCAGATGTATTGTCACGCGATGTTGGATAACTTACAATCGCTTCATAAACAGGCCGTTTCTGACGGTTATATCTTAGGTGCTAAGTTGGTTAGAGGCGCTTACATGGAGAAAGAAAGAGAAAGGGCCGAGGAAATGGGTTATTTAGATCCAATTCAACCCACTAAGCAATCCACCGACGATGATTTTAACGCGGCATGCCAATACTGTATTGAGCACTTGAACGAAATTGGTCTATTTGCTGGTTCGCACAACGAGGAGTCGAATTATAGGTTGACGTTGCTTATGGATGAGCATAATTTACAACCTGATGATCAAAGGGTGTATTTCGGTCAGCTATACGGGATGAGTGATCATATTTCTTTCAACCTTGCGCACGGCAATTATAATGTGATAAAATATGTGCCTTATGGTCCTTTGAAAGCCACTATACCTTATTTGATTAGGCGAGCGGCTGAAAACACGTCAGTAAAAGGGCAAAGCGGAAGAGAACTTACGCTGGTAACGAAAGAGCTGAAGCGTCGAAAATCTTAA
- a CDS encoding putative LPS assembly protein LptD, translated as MISKRFIFLILFTFISLEHLSAQVATKPDSTVLIQNRAESLETEEFPPKNDTIPGVQDSLSVNVNGIETTIEYYAKDSIITQTKTNTTYLYGDARIKYGAIDLLAAIIVIDRNNNELIARGVQDSTGIWRGRPIFKDSQGVYETEEIRYNFVTQRARIKGVATDQPDGQLQGEVIKRNPDQSAYILNGKYIPCLDDPDAQTFIKAKKIKVNPGVSVITGPFLLYVGGIPTPLGLPFGYFPDTREATSGILFPKYGDEQRRGLFLREGGWYQAWNDKVHTAFTGDIYSKGSWGLKARTVYKNRYKYSGSLDVTFNRNYTNPLTDENPLDSQDFWVSWTHRPDSKGRNSRFSASVRAGTSSFNQNNLSTVNISNNIRSEFRSNVNFSGSIPGSPFNYTISARHNQNVETKILDVSLPELGLNMNRIYPLKSSKADILKSFNLGWRFNASNRITNLVRPGTAGFDIANRTQTTDTIPVQFQTLDQLLDNATNGAQHNIDLSTSFSVKEYFNFTPSFNVQELWYLEELDYEYLADENAVRIDTIRGFSRAMTYSVGIGVSTQIYGSYPAKKLKRIEGIRHIITPTVNFSYRPDFSDDRFGYYQTVQTDTAADGSPVLQQLSIYDGFRFGSPTLGEAAALSFQVSNKLEMKVKNDTAKSKKVSIIDNLSLSGGYNFLADSFQLSTIAITARTSLFDKKVQINMGAVLDPYTYLTSTTEGVTTTQRISRLAVRSNQGLGRITSARFSLSTNLNSRANSSSNRSNQGGFAGGGLAGENDLGGFPGGDNPGQFGSLNDGGENNRGIVPEYFYDPNAYVDINIPWNVRLSYDYSYRWATTGTVVRQSIKAYGQLELTPKWQLTYNTGYDFDQKDFTQTSLGVYRDLGCWEMRANWIPFGAFTSYTIDIQIKTSALKDLKISRRRSQFDRSF; from the coding sequence TTGATTTCAAAACGGTTCATTTTTTTAATACTATTCACCTTTATCTCACTTGAACACTTAAGTGCACAGGTAGCGACTAAACCTGATTCTACCGTTCTTATTCAAAACCGTGCCGAATCTTTAGAGACCGAAGAATTCCCGCCTAAAAATGACACCATCCCCGGAGTTCAAGACTCATTAAGCGTAAATGTCAACGGTATTGAAACCACTATTGAGTATTACGCCAAGGATTCTATCATAACTCAAACAAAGACAAACACCACTTACTTATACGGTGATGCCCGCATCAAATACGGCGCTATCGACTTATTAGCAGCCATCATTGTTATCGATCGGAATAATAACGAATTGATCGCTCGTGGAGTTCAAGATTCAACAGGAATTTGGCGGGGCAGACCCATTTTTAAAGATTCGCAAGGGGTTTACGAGACTGAAGAAATTAGGTACAACTTTGTTACCCAAAGGGCAAGAATAAAAGGTGTAGCTACCGATCAACCCGATGGACAGCTTCAGGGTGAGGTCATAAAAAGAAACCCTGATCAATCTGCTTACATTTTAAATGGAAAGTATATTCCTTGTTTAGATGATCCTGACGCGCAAACCTTCATTAAGGCTAAAAAAATCAAAGTTAATCCAGGAGTAAGTGTCATCACAGGGCCATTTCTGCTGTACGTTGGGGGTATTCCCACTCCGCTAGGCTTACCTTTTGGTTATTTCCCTGACACAAGAGAGGCAACTTCTGGAATTCTATTTCCTAAATACGGCGATGAACAACGTAGGGGTCTATTCTTGCGAGAGGGGGGCTGGTATCAGGCCTGGAATGATAAGGTTCATACGGCTTTTACTGGCGATATATATTCAAAAGGTAGTTGGGGTTTAAAAGCGCGTACTGTCTATAAAAACCGCTATAAATACAGTGGATCGCTCGACGTAACTTTTAACAGAAACTACACTAACCCGTTGACGGACGAAAACCCACTGGATTCTCAAGATTTTTGGGTTTCATGGACACACAGACCAGACTCTAAAGGTAGAAACTCAAGGTTTTCTGCGAGTGTGAGAGCTGGAACAAGTTCGTTCAACCAGAACAACTTATCCACGGTAAATATTAGTAATAACATTCGATCGGAATTTAGGTCAAACGTTAATTTCAGTGGGTCTATTCCAGGATCACCTTTTAACTACACGATCAGTGCGCGACATAACCAAAACGTTGAAACTAAGATTCTAGACGTTTCCTTACCAGAGCTTGGGCTGAACATGAATAGGATCTATCCTTTAAAGTCTTCCAAAGCCGATATTCTTAAAAGTTTCAATCTTGGTTGGCGTTTTAATGCCTCGAACCGGATAACCAACTTGGTACGCCCTGGTACAGCTGGCTTCGACATAGCGAATAGAACACAGACCACTGACACCATACCAGTGCAGTTTCAGACATTGGATCAGTTATTAGATAATGCCACAAATGGGGCTCAACATAACATTGACCTTTCCACCTCATTTTCAGTAAAAGAATATTTCAATTTCACACCTTCTTTTAACGTACAGGAACTTTGGTATTTAGAAGAACTGGATTACGAATATTTGGCGGATGAAAATGCTGTAAGAATTGATACAATTCGTGGGTTTAGCAGAGCTATGACTTATAGTGTGGGCATCGGTGTTTCGACTCAGATTTATGGATCTTATCCTGCGAAAAAGCTGAAAAGAATTGAAGGAATTAGACATATCATTACTCCTACGGTCAATTTCTCTTATCGCCCAGACTTTAGTGATGATCGATTTGGCTATTATCAAACCGTACAAACGGACACCGCTGCGGACGGTAGTCCAGTCCTTCAACAACTATCCATTTACGACGGATTTAGATTTGGTAGCCCAACACTAGGTGAGGCTGCTGCGCTAAGCTTTCAAGTCAGCAACAAGCTTGAAATGAAGGTTAAAAATGATACCGCAAAATCTAAGAAAGTATCTATTATCGATAACCTATCACTTAGTGGCGGTTATAATTTCTTGGCCGATTCTTTTCAGCTATCTACTATTGCGATCACAGCTAGAACATCCCTATTTGATAAAAAAGTACAGATTAACATGGGTGCTGTTTTAGACCCTTATACTTACTTGACAAGTACTACGGAAGGCGTAACGACAACACAAAGAATTAGTCGATTAGCGGTAAGATCTAATCAGGGACTTGGAAGAATCACAAGTGCTAGATTTTCTTTAAGTACTAACTTGAACTCGCGAGCCAATAGTTCTAGTAATCGGAGTAATCAAGGAGGTTTTGCAGGGGGCGGCTTGGCCGGCGAAAACGATCTGGGCGGATTTCCAGGGGGAGATAACCCTGGACAGTTTGGTTCATTAAATGATGGCGGTGAAAATAATCGAGGTATAGTACCAGAGTATTTCTACGACCCCAACGCCTATGTCGATATTAATATTCCGTGGAATGTGCGATTGAGTTATGACTATAGTTACCGCTGGGCTACGACAGGTACGGTTGTGCGGCAATCAATAAAAGCATATGGTCAACTCGAACTGACTCCAAAATGGCAGCTTACCTACAATACTGGATACGATTTCGACCAGAAAGATTTTACGCAAACATCTCTGGGGGTTTATCGAGACTTAGGCTGTTGGGAAATGCGTGCCAACTGGATACCATTTGGTGCATTCACTTCTTACACGATCGATATCCAAATAAAAACTTCTGCCCTAAAAGACCTGAAGATCAGTAGGCGCAGAAGTCAATTCGATAGAAGTTTCTAA
- a CDS encoding chorismate mutase — protein sequence MEIDGLKGRVKDHTRPMIIAGPCSVESEDQFRQSVTSIRHKADFIRGGIWKPRTRPGSFEGVGEDALVWVKSLKQELDFKFTTEVATPEHVDLALKYEVDALWIGARTTVNPFNVSEIATALKGVDIPVFVKNPVHPELSLWKGALERFYKAGIKQLGAIHRGFHTYEKNKYRNPPFWQIPLDLKSEFPNLPLICDPSHIGGTRKLIGEISQKALDLYYDGLMIETHYNPDKALSDAAQQVSTDQFLEIVDNLNLRDAGFTDKSYLNQLDIIRQQIDQADRELLEAIAIRMNLVEKIGEFKKENNVAIFQVGRWKEIFKSRPEWAKQMNLDPEFATELLRLLHQQSVKKQTEVFNKSEEDARLDQKG from the coding sequence ATGGAAATTGATGGTTTGAAGGGACGGGTAAAAGACCACACTAGGCCAATGATAATCGCTGGCCCATGTAGCGTAGAATCTGAAGATCAGTTTCGGCAATCTGTCACTTCGATACGCCATAAAGCGGACTTTATCCGGGGTGGGATTTGGAAGCCAAGAACAAGACCTGGTTCTTTTGAGGGAGTTGGAGAAGATGCTCTTGTTTGGGTAAAATCTTTGAAACAGGAGCTAGACTTTAAGTTTACCACAGAAGTTGCCACTCCAGAACATGTGGACCTTGCATTGAAGTATGAGGTCGACGCCTTATGGATCGGAGCCAGAACTACTGTGAATCCATTCAACGTGAGTGAAATCGCTACGGCTCTGAAAGGGGTTGATATTCCAGTTTTTGTTAAAAACCCAGTACACCCTGAACTTTCGCTTTGGAAAGGAGCTTTAGAAAGATTTTATAAAGCAGGAATCAAGCAACTTGGCGCCATTCACAGGGGCTTTCATACGTATGAAAAGAATAAATACCGCAACCCACCTTTTTGGCAAATTCCCCTCGATTTAAAAAGCGAATTCCCAAATCTGCCGCTCATTTGTGACCCAAGCCATATCGGCGGAACGAGAAAACTAATTGGTGAAATCTCGCAAAAAGCCCTTGACCTCTATTATGACGGGTTAATGATTGAGACTCATTACAACCCAGACAAAGCCTTGAGCGATGCAGCCCAACAAGTTTCTACAGATCAATTCCTAGAAATTGTAGACAATTTAAATCTTCGGGATGCCGGATTCACAGATAAGAGTTACCTCAACCAATTGGATATTATCCGACAGCAAATCGATCAGGCGGATAGAGAATTGTTAGAAGCAATCGCTATTAGAATGAATCTTGTGGAAAAGATCGGTGAGTTTAAGAAAGAAAATAATGTTGCCATATTTCAAGTGGGCAGATGGAAGGAAATATTCAAATCCAGACCCGAATGGGCTAAACAAATGAATCTTGACCCAGAATTCGCTACAGAGCTTTTAAGACTTTTGCATCAACAATCAGTTAAGAAACAAACCGAAGTATTTAATAAATCGGAAGAAGACGCACGTCTAGATCAGAAAGGATAA